A single Natrinema pellirubrum DSM 15624 DNA region contains:
- a CDS encoding preprotein translocase subunit Sec61beta — protein sequence MDKGQNTGGLMSSAGLVRYFDSEDSNAIRIDPKTVIAFGVMLGVVVQLLTLVS from the coding sequence ATGGACAAAGGACAGAACACCGGCGGGCTGATGTCCAGTGCCGGATTGGTCCGGTACTTCGACTCCGAGGACTCGAACGCCATCCGAATCGACCCGAAGACGGTCATCGCCTTCGGCGTCATGCTGGGCGTCGTGGTCCAGCTGCTGACGCTCGTCTCGTAA
- a CDS encoding thioredoxin family protein codes for MTVTLKDFYADWCGPCKTQDPILEELEDDWEGRFEVEKVNVDEKQDVANEYQVRSLPTLIIENDDGIVERFVGVTQRDDIEDALESAGA; via the coding sequence ATGACTGTCACACTGAAGGATTTCTACGCGGACTGGTGTGGCCCCTGCAAGACCCAGGACCCGATCCTCGAGGAGCTCGAGGACGACTGGGAGGGCCGATTCGAAGTCGAGAAGGTAAACGTCGACGAAAAACAGGACGTCGCAAACGAGTATCAGGTTCGCTCGCTGCCGACGCTGATCATCGAGAACGACGACGGCATTGTCGAGCGCTTCGTCGGCGTCACCCAGCGCGACGACATCGAGGACGCCCTCGAGTCGGCCGGCGCGTAG
- a CDS encoding IS701-like element ISNpe1 family transposase has product MMPITDFLSCTRAFDEFESLSPAQRHHAKTYATGLVAASNKTVAGIAREVLPANSKRALNKFLTEYDWDEQQFNHERLEELQKHGETRWSTDGYIILDDTITEKAGDEVPGVGHFYDHAEGDTVWGQDLIYAFYADDKTAYPLTFRLYEKQDEDDQDHDTKYDLAREIITELEEEVGVPANTYLFDSWFAHDSGLPEHIESYGKDWIGPLRSNRQVTYAGKELRVDALEERIDTVERDIDDETYHIWTKKLPVSQLGDVKLVIAEKETDGDEDNPIKYLATNKTDAPTAHIIRSYGMRWRIETFFEDSKQDLGLGDCELQTDGGASRHWHLLMAAYSLVRLDPDSSALGTVRSKASSLRANLEHSLKEAVYNLLSWVRDNDDRGVDDLMTEIDHLFVHSTTEASVQS; this is encoded by the coding sequence ATGATGCCGATTACGGACTTCTTGTCGTGTACGCGTGCGTTCGACGAGTTCGAGTCGCTGTCTCCAGCACAACGTCATCACGCCAAAACCTACGCCACAGGTCTTGTTGCGGCCAGCAACAAGACCGTGGCGGGCATCGCACGCGAAGTCCTTCCAGCCAACAGCAAACGCGCTCTCAACAAGTTCCTCACCGAGTACGACTGGGACGAACAGCAGTTCAACCACGAACGCCTTGAAGAACTCCAGAAACACGGTGAAACACGCTGGTCAACGGATGGCTACATTATCCTCGACGACACGATCACCGAGAAAGCCGGGGACGAAGTCCCCGGCGTCGGCCACTTCTACGATCACGCCGAAGGTGACACTGTCTGGGGGCAAGACCTCATCTACGCCTTCTACGCTGACGACAAAACCGCTTACCCGCTCACCTTCCGCCTCTACGAAAAGCAAGACGAGGATGACCAAGACCACGACACCAAGTACGACCTCGCCCGCGAGATCATCACCGAACTCGAAGAAGAGGTAGGTGTGCCTGCGAACACCTACCTCTTCGACTCGTGGTTCGCTCACGATTCTGGCCTTCCTGAACACATCGAATCCTACGGCAAGGACTGGATCGGCCCGCTCCGGAGCAATCGACAGGTGACTTACGCCGGCAAAGAGCTCCGCGTCGATGCGCTGGAAGAGCGCATCGACACGGTTGAGCGCGATATTGACGACGAAACCTATCACATCTGGACGAAGAAGCTTCCCGTCTCCCAGTTGGGAGACGTGAAGCTGGTCATCGCAGAGAAAGAGACCGACGGAGACGAAGATAACCCGATCAAGTACCTCGCTACGAACAAGACCGACGCACCAACCGCCCACATCATTCGCTCCTACGGGATGCGCTGGCGCATCGAGACGTTCTTCGAGGACTCGAAGCAGGATCTCGGCTTGGGAGACTGCGAGCTGCAGACTGACGGAGGTGCCAGTCGCCACTGGCACCTCCTGATGGCTGCCTACAGTCTCGTTCGTCTTGATCCCGATTCGAGCGCCTTGGGAACGGTTCGCTCGAAGGCGTCATCGCTTCGAGCGAACCTCGAACACTCCCTGAAGGAAGCCGTCTACAACCTTCTCTCGTGGGTTCGAGACAATGATGACCGCGGTGTTGATGACCTTATGACCGAGATCGATCATCTCTTCGTTCACTCAACAACCGAGGCTAGCGTGCAAAGCTGA
- the npdG gene encoding NADPH-dependent F420 reductase, with translation MRIALLGGTGDIGEGLALRFARDTSHEILIGSRDPEKARDAVADYEAELEARDADAELKGFDNEMAADRADIVILSVPPYYVGDTVEAVADSLDSDSILVTPAVGMQGDEDGLHYHPPDAGSVTELVAQRAPDEVPVVGAFHNLAADALSNLENELDLDTLVVADDDDAKATVLTVANEIDGLRALEAGPLANAAEVESVTPLVINIAKYNEDMHDVGVKWI, from the coding sequence ATGCGAATCGCACTACTTGGCGGCACGGGCGACATCGGCGAAGGACTCGCGTTGCGCTTTGCACGCGATACGAGCCACGAGATCCTCATCGGCTCGCGCGACCCCGAAAAGGCCCGCGACGCGGTCGCGGACTACGAGGCCGAACTCGAAGCCCGCGATGCCGACGCCGAGCTGAAGGGCTTCGACAACGAGATGGCGGCCGACCGCGCCGATATCGTCATCCTCAGCGTCCCGCCGTACTACGTCGGTGACACCGTCGAGGCGGTCGCGGACAGCCTCGATTCGGACTCGATCCTCGTAACCCCCGCGGTCGGGATGCAGGGCGACGAGGACGGCCTGCACTACCACCCGCCCGACGCCGGCAGCGTCACCGAACTCGTCGCGCAGCGAGCGCCCGACGAGGTGCCGGTCGTCGGTGCCTTCCACAACCTCGCGGCCGACGCCCTCTCGAACCTCGAGAACGAGCTGGACCTCGATACGCTCGTCGTCGCCGACGACGACGACGCCAAAGCGACCGTCCTGACGGTCGCCAACGAGATCGACGGCCTGCGCGCGCTCGAGGCCGGGCCGCTTGCCAACGCCGCGGAGGTCGAGAGCGTCACGCCGCTTGTCATCAACATCGCGAAGTACAACGAGGACATGCACGACGTCGGCGTCAAGTGGATCTAG